DNA from Polaribacter sp. NJDZ03:
GTGCAATCATTTTTAATTAGTTTGTTTAGTTATTGATTGAATATATCATTTGTTTTTTTAAAATAAAACTTTTTTAGTTATTGTACTTTTATTCTTGTAATATAATTTCTTATAGAAATTTATTTTATGAGTATTAATTGGCTATGTATTTAGTATTATTCATTTTTTTGGGGAATTAAATTAAATAAACACACTATCAAATATAGCAAAAGAATATTTGTTTTTACTGACTTTTAGGCTACAAATCCTTCAATTATCACTGATTATTATGCATTCTTTTAAAAATTAGATTTCTATTATGAATTTAATAAAAAAATATTCTTAAAAATATTCAAATTGAATATTTGTTGTCTCAAGTGCTCGTTTTATATAAAAACTTATTATAGAAAAAACAAACAAAAAAAGCTGAGTAATGTTTTCATTATTCAGCTTTTGGTTAATACCTTTCATTCTTTTTTAGAACTTATTGAATTAAAACTTTCTTGTTTATCATACCTCTATTCGTATTCATTTTTACAATATATACTCCCATTGGTATTTCATTTTTTAGAGCTAACTGGTAGCTGTTTTTCTGTTCTATAATATTCCAGAAGTCTGCTTTTTTACCAAGTATATTAATAAGTTCTATTTTATGTATTGTTATTTCCTGATTTTTAGAAATTATAATATTTTGATTTTGATTATCAGCATAAATAGTAGTTTCTGTTATTAGTGCATCGTTTTCTATATTAAGTGTGTTCGATTTTTTAAAAGCTAAAACAAAACGATGAGAATAGACACCTTTCTCTAAGGTTAAGTTAATTTTACCATCTTTTAGGTTGTATACTTTTTCGGTAAGTTTATCTTTTATGTAAAATTCTTTAGAAATATTTTGAATTTCATCTACCATTAAATCGACATGCCCAGAATATCCCATCGTAATTTCTAACGGAACTTCTAAGTCATCAGATATTTGTTGTACGCCAGTAATTACATATTTTCTATGATCATCCTTAAATTTCCAATAGATGTCAGTTTCATTATCTGTATATGACTCCGAGTCGTAACCTTTATCATAATCAAATGAATTTGTTGCTT
Protein-coding regions in this window:
- a CDS encoding T9SS type A sorting domain-containing protein, producing MNSTKNTQELLFQVSNFFKIQYSKNKKGIVFLILILSTFFNAKAYAYYSIPINETTTVGCKDNIPFKNTKNNETNIAKTTKIIELLPVIKLGFEYTNKENLRLHHQIAISFQATNSFDYDKGYDSESYTDNETDIYWKFKDDHRKYVITGVQQISDDLEVPLEITMGYSGHVDLMVDEIQNISKEFYIKDKLTEKVYNLKDGKINLTLEKGVYSHRFVLAFKKSNTLNIENDALITETTIYADNQNQNIIISKNQEITIHKIELINILGKKADFWNIIEQKNSYQLALKNEIPMGVYIVKMNTNRGMINKKVLIQ